Proteins encoded within one genomic window of Theobroma cacao cultivar B97-61/B2 chromosome 7, Criollo_cocoa_genome_V2, whole genome shotgun sequence:
- the LOC18595000 gene encoding CTP synthase → MKYVLVTGGVVSGLGKGVTASSIGLLLKACGLRVTSIKIDPYLNTDAGTMSPFEHGEVFVLDDGGEVDLDLGNYERFLDIKLTRDNNITTGKIYQSVINKERKGDYLGKTVQVVPHVTDAIQEWIERAAMIPVDGKEGPADVCVIELGGTIGDIESMPFIEALGQFSYRVGPGNFCLVHVSLVPVLNVVGEQKTKPTQHSVRGLRGLGLTPNILACRSTKALDDNVKGKLSQFCHVPAENIVTLYDVPNIWHIPLLLRDQKAHEAILKGLNLLGIAREPDLTEWTARTKVYDMLHDPVKIAMVGKYIGLKDSYLSVLKALLHASVGCRKKLVVEWVEAGHLEDITAKEDPDAYKAAWNRLKGADGILVPGGFGDRGVQGKILAAKYARERKVPFLGICLGMQIAVIEYARSVLGLHNANSTEFDPETSNPCVIFMPEGSKTHMGGTMRLGSRRTYFKVPDCKSAKLYGNANFVDERHRHRYEVNPDMISQFEAAGLSFVGRDESGRRMEIVELPSHPYFIGVQFHPEFKSRPGKPSAVFLGLISASCGQLDSLLHNFGQLSKPMANGISNGKATIKAQQNGNYFKSSNGSLNGVYSNGNGVHH, encoded by the exons ATGAAGTACGTGCTGGTTACAGGCGGCGTAGTCAGCGGCCTGGGGAAAGGGGTAACTGCCAGCAGCATCGGTCTTCTCCTTAAAGCATGCGGTCTTCGTGTCACTTCCATTAAGATTG ATCCTTACCTCAACACTGATGCGGGTACAATGTCTCCATTTGAGCATGGGGAGGTGTTTGTCCTTGATGACGGCGGCGAG GTGGACCTCGACCTTGGAAATTATGAGCGCTTTCTGGACATCAAATTAACGCGTGACAATAATATAACGACAGGAAAGATTTATCAG TCTGTTATCAACAAGGAGAGAAAGGGAGATTATCTCGGAAAGACTGTCCAG GTAGTTCCACACGTTACAGATGCCATCCAAGAGTGGATAGAACGTGCAGCAATGATACCGGTGGATGGAAAGGAAGGTCCTGCCGATGTTTGTGTTATTGAATTGGGTGGAACTATAG GGGACATTGAGTCTATGCCATTTATTGAGGCACTTGGTCAATTCTCATATCGCGTAG GCCCTGGCAATTTCTGTTTGGTTCATGTCAGCCTTGTGCCTGTTCTCAATGTTGTTGGTGAGCAG AAAACAAAGCCTACCCAGCATAGTGTTCGGGGATTGAGAGGACTTGGTTTGACGCCAAATATTCTTGCTTGTCGCAGTACAAAG GCACTTGATGATAATGTCAAGGGAAAACTCTCTCAATTTTGCCATGTGCCG GCAGAAAATATTGTCACTCTCTATGATGTTCCGAATATTTGGCACATTCCTTTACTACTAAGA GATCAAAAGGCACACGAAGCAATCTTGAAAGGATTGAACCTCCTAGG GATTGCCAGGGAACCTGACTTAACAGAGTGGACTGCTAGGACCAAAGTTTATGACATGCTTCATGATCCT GTTAAAATTGCCATGGTTGGAAAATACATTGGGCTTAAAGATTCCTACCTCTCTGTTTTAAAG GCACTTTTGCATGCATCTGTTGGCTGCCGCAAGAAGCTTGTTGTGGAGTGGGTTGAAGCAGGTCATCTTGAAGATATTACGGCTAAAGAG GATCCTGACGCTTATAAAGCAGCATGGAACCGTTTGAAG GGTGCTGATGGTATCTTAGTTCCTGGAGGTTTTGGTGATAGGGGAGTGCAAGGGAAGATTCTCGCAGCGAAGTATGCTCGTGAGAGAAAAGTTCCTTTCTTGGGCATCTGCCTTGGGATGCAGATAGCTGTCATTGAGTATGCACGTTCGGTTCTAGGTTTGCATAATGCGAACAGTACAGAATTTGATCCTGAAACATCAAATCCTTGTGTCATATTTATGCCAGAG GGTTCAAAAACTCATATGGGAGGGACCATGCGTCTGGGATCAAGGAGGACTTACTTCAAGGTTCCTGACTGCAAATCTGCGAAGTT GTATGGCAATGCAAACTTTGTTGATGAGCGGCATCGGCATAGATATGAG GTCAATCCTGATATGATATCTCAATTTGAAGCAGCAGGTCTGTCATTTGTTGGAAGAGATGAAAGTGGTAGGAGGATGGAG ATTGTTGAACTACCAAGCCATCCATACTTTATTGGTGTTCAGTTTCATCCTGAATTCAAATCCAGGCCAGGAAAACCTTCTGCAGTTTTCTTAG GTCTCATTTCAGCATCATGCGGGCAGTTGGATTCACTTCTACACAATTTTGGTCAGTTGAGCAAACCGATGGCAAACGGGATAAGTAATGGAAAAGCAACTATTAAGGCCCAGCAAAATGGGAACTATTTCAAGTCTTCGAATGGTTCATTAAATGGTGTGTACAGCAATGGCAACGGTGTGCACCATTAA